A single Lynx canadensis isolate LIC74 chromosome D2, mLynCan4.pri.v2, whole genome shotgun sequence DNA region contains:
- the OPALIN gene encoding opalin — protein MSFSLNFTLPTNTTSSPVVTGAKEADCGPSLGLAAGIPSLVAAALLVALLFILIRRRSSSKESAEESERPCEISEIYDNPKIAENPRRSPTHEKNITGAEEAHIYVRTVAGSEEPMHDTYRPTVETERRRGLWWLMPRLSLE, from the exons aGTTTCTCACTGAACTTCACACTGCCGACCAACACG ACTTCCTCCCCAGTTGTTACAGGTGCGAAAGAAGCA GACTGTGGGCCTTCTCTTGGGTTAGCAGCCGGCATCCCGTCCCTGGTGGCCGCAGCCCTGCTGGTGGCTTTACTGTTTATACTGATTCGCCgaagaagcagcagcaaggaGTCCGCCGAG GAAAGTGAGAGGCCatgtgaaatttcagaaatcTATGACAATCCCAAGATTGCTGAG AATCCTAGGAGGTCACCCACACATGAGAAGAATATTACAGGAGCAGAAGAAGCCCACATATATGTGAGGACTGTAGCAGGAAGTGAGGAACCCATGCATGACACTTACCGTCCTACTGTTGAAACGGAGAGAAGAAGGGGATTGTGGTGGCTTATGCCCAGACTGAGTCTGGAATGA